A window of Castanea sativa cultivar Marrone di Chiusa Pesio chromosome 1, ASM4071231v1 contains these coding sequences:
- the LOC142615870 gene encoding succinate dehydrogenase subunit 5, mitochondrial gives MDKKLIVRSLYRSLCSRSYHVAAVSHTLLRHHHQHHLASPSRSLFNLSSPSPNRLLSDCVSPFSMGIGSKRLYSEDVTHMPTIKDPELHNVFKDFLAGNWDHLPDALIHDAKAALSKTTDDTTGKEILANVFRAAEAVEEFSGILVSLKMEIDDSVGISGEDVKPMPDELKNALQAAFNRYTAYLDAFGPDETYLRKKVETELGTKMIHLKMRCSGLDSEWGKVTVLGTSGLSGSYVEQRA, from the exons atggataaaaaattgattgttcGATCACTGTATCGCTCACTTTGCTCCAGATCTTATCATGTCGCCGCCGTCAGCCACACCCTCctccgccaccaccaccaacaccacTTGGCTTCTCCTTCTCGaagcctcttcaatctctcaTCCCCATCTCCCAATCGCCTCCTCTCAG ATTGCGTGTCTCCTTTTTCAATGGGTATTGGAAGCAAGAGACTGTATAGTGAAGATGTAACTCACATGCCCACCATAAAAGACCCTGAGCTTCATAATGTTTTCAAGGATTTCTTGGCTGGAAATTGGGATCATCTTCCTGATGCTCTCATCCATGACGCAAAGGCAGCATTGTCTAAAACCACTGATGACACAACTGGCAAAGAGATTCTGGCCAATGTTTTCCGTGCCGCTGAAGCAGTTGAGGAATTTTCTGGTATTCTTGTAAGTTTGAAGATGGAAATTGATGACAGTGTTGGGATAAGTGGGGAG GATGTAAAGCCCATGCCAGATGAGCTTAAGAATGCCCTTCAGGCAGCTTTCAATCGCTACACTGCTTATTTGGATGCATTTGGGCCTGATGAGACCTATTTGCGGAAGAAAGTAGAGACAGAATTGGGAACAAAGATGATACACTTAAAGATGAGATGCAGTGGCCTGGATTCCGAGTGGGGAAAG GTTACAGTTCTTGGAACTTCAGGACTCTCTGGATCATACGTTGAACAAAGAGCTTAG
- the LOC142609008 gene encoding uncharacterized protein LOC142609008 yields the protein MSVFYHDSSPPNSSKGCKFLTATLKDKFSNCHIFGKRLSTSSLEEEYATIDFNEEHEVVVSAIRSQAMEKLKRKPSTLKDSLSWVYSPMTGELYMTPEGGQRKEGFDDEDDDMEEFVTVGSCFSCCSSAMSREAYYSIKSHFSRSSSLNDLDFQEFWRRSIIRELCHCEGWPFGLCRKAVLLPPLPKSPSESWKWRKGSRIVKMP from the exons ATGAGTGTCTTTTATCATGACTCTTCACCACCAAACTCTTCCAAGGGATGCAAATTCCTCACTGCAACTTTGAAGGACAAATTTTCCAACTGCCATATTTTTGGTAAACGGCTTTCGACTTCAAGCTTGGAAGAGGAGTATGCAACAATTGATTTTAATGAAGAACATGAA GTTGTTGTTTCGGCTATTAGAAGCCAAGCCATGGAAAAGTTGAAGCGCAAGCCTAGCACCTTGAAAGATAGCCTTTCCTGGGTTTACTCTCCTATGACTGGAGAATTGTACATGACTCCAGAGGGAGGACAAAGAAAGGAGGgttttgatgatgaagatgatgacaTGGAAGAATTTGTGACTGTTGGAAGTTGTTTCTCTTGCTGCTCAAGTGCTATGAGTAGGGAAGCATATTATTCCATCAAGTCCCACTTTTCCCGCAGTTCCAGCTTGAATGACCTTGATTTTCAAGAATTTTGGAGGCGATCAATAATCAGAGAGTTGTGCCACTGTGAGGGGTGGCCATTTGGTCTGTGCCGTAAGGCTGTGTTACTTCCTCCCCTGCCTAAATCTCCATCTGAATCCTGGAAATGGCGTAAAGGCTCCAGAATAGTTAAGATGCCTTGA